The sequence AGCCTGGCCCGGTCCATCGGCGGCACCACCGGGCGGGTCCAGGGCACGGCCGACCTCATGCCCACCGACATCACCGGTGTGAGCGTCTACGAGCGTGAGCGGGGGGCCTGGCAGTTCCACCCCGGGCCCGTGTTCCACAACGTCGTGCTCGTCGACGAGGTCAACCGGGCCACCCCCCGGGCGCAGTCCGCCCTGCTGGAGGCCATGGGCGAGGGCCAGGTGACAGTGGACGGGGCGGCCCACGCCTTGCCCGAGCCGTTCTTCGTGATCGCCACCCAGAACCCCTACGGCGACGTGGGCACCTTCCCCCTCGTCGAGGGCCAGAGCGACCGGTTCGCCCTGGTGGTCACCCTGGGCCTGCCCGACCGGGAGGCGGAACGGGCCATGCTGGCCGGCGGCGGCGGCCCCGACGCACTGGCCCGGCTGCGCCCGGTCACGACCACCGCCGAACTGGTGGCCGCGGCGGCCGCCGCCGGGGCCGTGCACGTCGACCCGGCGGTGGCCGACTACGTGCTCGACATCGTGGCCGCCACCCGGTCCCACCCCAGCCTCGACCACGGGGCCAGCCCCCGGGCGGCCCGCATCTTCCTGCAGGTGACCAAGGCCTACGCCGCCTACCAGGGCCGTGACTACGCCACTCCTGACGACGTCAAGGCGGTGGCCGTACCCGTGCTCGCCCACCGGGTGGGGGCCGTCACCCGCCGAGGCAGCCACGCCGCCCGGCCGGTCGTCGAGGAACTGCTGGCGTCGGTCCCCACCCCCGCGCCGTGACGGCCGAGGTCCCGGCCCGCCCCCGGCCCCAGCCGCCGCCCCTTTCGTTCCCCGAGCCTGCCCTTCGGGCCCCCAAGGAGCTGCGTCCCAAGATGGGGCTGGCCGTCGCCCTTGTCGTGTCCCTGCTGGGCTGGACGGTGTGGCAGCAGCAGGGCTCGCGGGTCGCCCTCTTCGTCTGCTTCGCCTCGGTGGCGGCCGCCACACTGGACGCCGTCTGGGCCCAGGTGTCCACCGGCCGGGTGACGGCCACGGTCACGGCCGGGCGGGCCGACGTGGTCGTGGGCGAACCGGTGCCCCTCACCGTGGCCCTGGCCGGGGCCCACCAATGGGTGGACGTGTCGGTGGCGCCATTCGGCCCCCAGTCCCGGGGGGCGGACGTTCCCGGTGAGCTCACGATGGCGGGACGGGCGGCCAGCCGGGGGGTGGTGCGATCGGTCGAGGTCGAGCTCGTGGGCCGGGGCCTGGCCGGCTTCGTCTGGTGCGCCCGGCGCCGCACGGTAGCCCTGCCCAGGCCCGTCCACGTCGGGCCCCGGCCTGTCCCCGCCCCCGAGGCTCTCCCCGAACTGGCCCGGTCCTGGGGCGAGGGGCCGGCCCGGCCTGCGCCCAGCGGCGACCAGGTGCGGGGCGTACGGCCTTACCAGCCCGGAGACCCCATGGCCCGGGTCCACTGGCGGGCCACGGCCCGGGACCTGTCGGGCGACCTGGTCGTCAAGGAGGTGGAGGACACCGGCGCCCCCCGCCTCTTGGTGGTCCTCGACCTGGGCCGGGGCGGCGCCGGGGCCGAGGCGGCCGCCGGGCGGGCCGCCTGGTACGCGGGCGAGGGCCTGGCCCGGGGCTACCAGGTGGAACTGTCGACCTACGAGCCCGGCCGAGGCCCGGTGGCCGGCGAGGTCACCAGCGCCGTCGAGGTTCTGCGCCGCCTGGCGGCCGCGGGCACAGGCGGTCCCGCCCGCCCGGCCGAACCCCGGCGCCGGGGTGTGGTCGTCGTCACCGACCAGGGCGACGAATGGCACTGACAGCCGCTCTGGCCGCGGCAGTGGCCATGGTGGCCGCCGCCTCGTCCCTGGGCCTGCCCACCCTCTGGGTCGCCCTCGCCCTGCTC comes from Actinomycetota bacterium and encodes:
- a CDS encoding DUF58 domain-containing protein encodes the protein MTAEVPARPRPQPPPLSFPEPALRAPKELRPKMGLAVALVVSLLGWTVWQQQGSRVALFVCFASVAAATLDAVWAQVSTGRVTATVTAGRADVVVGEPVPLTVALAGAHQWVDVSVAPFGPQSRGADVPGELTMAGRAASRGVVRSVEVELVGRGLAGFVWCARRRTVALPRPVHVGPRPVPAPEALPELARSWGEGPARPAPSGDQVRGVRPYQPGDPMARVHWRATARDLSGDLVVKEVEDTGAPRLLVVLDLGRGGAGAEAAAGRAAWYAGEGLARGYQVELSTYEPGRGPVAGEVTSAVEVLRRLAAAGTGGPARPAEPRRRGVVVVTDQGDEWH
- a CDS encoding MoxR family ATPase, coding for MTPDPLPDGPHPASLATSVARALVDNVASVVLGKRPEISLVVAGLLAGGHVLLEDVPGVGKTLLAKSLARSIGGTTGRVQGTADLMPTDITGVSVYERERGAWQFHPGPVFHNVVLVDEVNRATPRAQSALLEAMGEGQVTVDGAAHALPEPFFVIATQNPYGDVGTFPLVEGQSDRFALVVTLGLPDREAERAMLAGGGGPDALARLRPVTTTAELVAAAAAAGAVHVDPAVADYVLDIVAATRSHPSLDHGASPRAARIFLQVTKAYAAYQGRDYATPDDVKAVAVPVLAHRVGAVTRRGSHAARPVVEELLASVPTPAP